A genomic region of Dreissena polymorpha isolate Duluth1 chromosome 4, UMN_Dpol_1.0, whole genome shotgun sequence contains the following coding sequences:
- the LOC127879104 gene encoding uncharacterized protein LOC127879104 has translation METELNDLQTATQAWGFNRRRQKNKNQSNVAGCALVGANGFIEPTGAESNEFEESKSDNARITISRNTFRAKDSMTTETNYNNGAEEYHSTAGLSTSDSDVGYEPGQTTQTEPHLIQQSEPKSEPIMSRNTENKNSHGDVDDHSSANENENDSQGKQPESVPTSNSFAAGYTRTEPLPEKAPPKISKPNFVVSSSRDKSYINLNKFIVSSFGNQPSTPQKPRAYSNVSSRYLSETNVIRQTEKSYLPGDETAWQSLSMMARNRARQRGAAVNEDCVISILCLDISESMAGDAWNQVKTFTKDFLEGLTESKASAPHIRDEYVGVATFGHKTELSVLLTKNFEEVGRHIDGISLGGPTPLYGGLMMALAGAMSSDNEIGPCINGIRAFPKIIVLTDGYPTELMLNAGPDVADESEIEQTMAQLTEAVQFIDGQAKSVFFVGVGKYNENFINTMSSLTGPRKQYTFADGRRIARRSYLISERESVGMPFHRPVNRSGPSKDEEDLQDAKDDYMRRIGRSRQHTDDTQERKNTNTTLPRIGSRVRRGPEWRWGNQDGEGPGTVVEHSDSQGQVLVTWDHSGQTGIYNYDEEGFEVITVDEPRRLKPGEKIAVGCTVKPGLGNKAADLKSWNTGVVLRKDGSTVLVRWDSGKRVSYKINTIGKPEIEVCSSFQGQGHTLGGCCAAENANTNNSNSTNSACNTSSATSVIKKNKNT, from the exons ATGGAAACAGAACTGAATGATTTACAAACAGCAACTCAAGCCTGGGGATTCAACCGCAGACGACAAAAGAATAAAAATCAGTCCAATGTTGCAGGTTGTGCTCTCGTAGGTGCCAATGGTTTTATTGAACCTACTGGAGCTGAATCAAATGAATTCGAAGAATCAAAAAGCGACAAT GCACGTATTACTATATCCAGAAACACATTCCGGGCTAAAGATTCGATGACGACCGAAACTAATTATAACAATG GCGCTGAAGAATACCATTCAACAGCTGGTTTGAGTACTTCTGATTCTGACGTAGGCTACGAGCCAGGACAAACAACGCAAACAGAACC GCACTTAATTCAACAATCAGAACCAAAATCCGAACCAATCATGTCGAGAAATACCGAGAACAAAAACAGCCACG GCGATGTAGATGACCATTCAAGTGCCAATGAAAACGAAAATGATTCGCAAGGGAAGCAGCCCGAGTCTGTACCAACCAGCAACTCATTTGCTGCGGGGTACACTCGAACAGAACC ATTGCCTGAAAAGGCTCCGCCGAAAATTTCGAAGCCGAACTTCGTGGTTTCTTCAAGCAGAGATAAAtcatatataaatttaaataaatttatagtCTCTTCCTTTGGAAATCAGCCATCTACACCACAAAAGCCACGCGCATATTCCAACGTCAGCAGCCGGTATTTATCag AGACGAATGTTATCAGGCAAACAGAGAAATCGTACCTGCCTGGGGACGAGACTGCATGGCAGTCATTGTCAATGATGGCTCGTAATAGAG CTAGGCAAAGAGGGGCAGCAGTTAATGAAGATTGCGTCATATCGATATTGTGCCTGGACATATCGGAAAGTATGGCTGGAGACGCCTGGAATCAGGTCAAGACATTTACAAAGGACTTTCTTGAAG GATTAACGGAGAGTAAAGCAAGCGCACCACATATTCGAGACGAATACGTGGGCGTGGCAACTTTTGGTCACAAAACCGAATTGAGCGTGTTGTTGACGAAAAACTTTGAAGAAGTTGGACGACACATTG ATGGAATTTCGTTGGGCGGACCAACACCGTTATATGGAGGCCTTATGATGGCTTTAGCTGGAGCGATGTCTTCGGATAATGAAA TCGGCCCGTGTATCAACGGCATAAGAGCGTTTCCAAAAATAATAGTTCTCACCGACGGGTATCCGACAGAGTTGATGTTAAATGCGGGTCCTGATGTTGCAGACGAAAGTGAAATTGAGCAG ACAATGGCTCAGTTGACAGAAGCAGTCCAATTCATTGATGGCCAGGCAAAATCAGTGTTCTTCGTCGGTGTAGGAAAATACAATGAG AACTTTATAAATACCATGTCGTCTTTGACTGGACCCCGGAAACAGTATACGTTCGCCGATGGACGAAGGATCGCTCGACGCAGCTACCTCATA tcAGAAAGGGAGTCCGTCGGAATGCCATTTCATCGTCCGGTCAATAGAAGTGGACCGAGCAAAGACGAG GAAGATTTGCAAGACGCAAAAGACGACTATATGCGACGCATCGGACGTTCAAGGCAACACACGGATGACACTCAAGAACGAAAAAATACTAACACGACACTGCCACGAATTGGTTCCCGTGTTCGCAGAGGGCCCGAATGGCGATGGGGAAATCAAGACGGCGAAGGACCAGGCACCGTTGTTGAACATTCTGATA GTCAAGGGCAAGTGTTGGTGACATGGGACCACAGTGGACAAACAGGCATTTACAATTACGACGAGGAAGGGTTTGAAGTGATTACGGTTGATGAACCAAGACGCCTGAAGCCCGGGGAAAAAATCGCGGTCGGATGTACCGTGAAGCCTG GACTTGGTAACAAGGCAGCGGATTTGAAGTCGTGGAACACAGGAGTTGTTTTGAGAAAGGACGGTTCTACCGTTTTA GTAAGATGGGATTCCGGTAAAAGAGTGAGCTATAAGATCAATACGATTGGAAAGCCAGAAATAGAAGTTTG TTCCAGTTTCCAAGGACAGGGTCACACATTAGGCGGTTGTTGTGCTGCTGAAAATGCAAATaccaacaacagcaacagcacCAACAGTGCATGCAACACATCATCTGCAACATCAGtcatcaaaaagaacaaaaatacaTGA